In Achromobacter spanius, the following proteins share a genomic window:
- the cysT gene encoding sulfate ABC transporter permease subunit CysT produces MTTASNPTANGAQALFAGRRNSPGVLPGFGISMGYAVLYLSVLVLIPLAALPIKSAELGWQGFWDTVTAPRVMASYQLTFGASLLAALVNLVFGSVVAWVLVRYRFPGKKILDALVDLPFALPTAVAGIALTALYSQKGWLGGPLSEWFGWKVAFTPVGIVIALIFIGVPFVVRTVQPVLEDVEREIEEAAASLGANRWQTIRRVLLPTILPALLTGFALAFARAIGEYGSVVFIAGNMPMVSEITPLLIISKLEQFDYAGAAAIATVMLVLSFVMLLIINLLQGWQARRNLGRLA; encoded by the coding sequence ATGACGACAGCCTCCAACCCGACGGCCAATGGCGCGCAAGCGCTGTTTGCCGGACGGCGCAACAGCCCGGGCGTGCTGCCCGGATTCGGTATTTCCATGGGGTACGCGGTGCTGTACCTGAGCGTGCTCGTGCTCATCCCCCTGGCCGCGCTGCCCATCAAAAGCGCCGAACTGGGATGGCAGGGCTTTTGGGATACCGTGACGGCGCCCCGGGTGATGGCCTCATATCAATTGACCTTTGGCGCGTCGTTGCTGGCCGCGCTGGTGAACCTGGTGTTCGGCTCGGTCGTGGCGTGGGTGCTGGTGCGCTACCGCTTTCCCGGCAAGAAGATTCTGGACGCGCTGGTGGATCTGCCCTTTGCGTTGCCGACGGCGGTGGCGGGCATCGCGCTGACCGCGCTGTATTCGCAAAAGGGCTGGCTGGGCGGGCCGCTGTCAGAGTGGTTTGGATGGAAGGTGGCGTTCACGCCGGTGGGCATCGTGATTGCGCTGATCTTCATCGGCGTGCCCTTCGTGGTGCGTACCGTGCAACCCGTGCTGGAAGACGTGGAACGCGAGATCGAAGAGGCCGCCGCCAGCCTGGGCGCCAACCGCTGGCAGACCATCCGCCGCGTGCTGTTGCCGACCATCCTGCCGGCCTTGCTGACGGGCTTTGCGCTGGCGTTCGCGCGGGCGATCGGTGAGTACGGGTCGGTGGTGTTCATTGCCGGCAACATGCCGATGGTGTCCGAGATCACGCCGCTATTGATTATTTCCAAGCTGGAACAGTTCGACTACGCGGGTGCTGCCGCCATCGCGACCGTGATGCTGGTGCTGTCCTTTGTGATGCTGCTGATCATCAACCTGCTGCAAGGCTGGCAAGCCCGCCGCAACCTCGGGAGGCTGGCATGA
- a CDS encoding sulfate ABC transporter substrate-binding protein produces MAFGKANWLAALAVAAVSLTAMAPAQAQQKQTLLNVSYDPTRELYRAIDDAFIKQYKDKANVDLTIRQSHGGSGRQARSVIDGLEADVVTLALAYDIDAIADRGLIPENWQSRLPQNSSPYTSTIVFLVRKGNPKGIKDWDDLIKDGVQVITPNPKTSGGARWNYLAAWAYALEKNGGSEDKARAYVGDLLKHVPVLDTGARGATTTFVERGVGDVLLAWENEAFLALEELGPDKFDIVVPSLSILAEPPVAVVDKIVDKKGTRAAAQAYLEFLYTPAAQEIIAKNYYRPIDKTVAAKYESKFPKVKLVTIDDKIFGGWRKAQKDHFSDGGTFDQIYLPQKK; encoded by the coding sequence ATGGCGTTCGGGAAAGCGAATTGGTTGGCCGCGCTGGCGGTGGCGGCGGTTTCTCTGACGGCCATGGCGCCGGCTCAGGCACAGCAAAAGCAAACGTTGTTGAACGTGTCTTACGACCCCACGCGCGAGCTCTATCGCGCCATCGATGACGCCTTCATCAAGCAGTACAAGGACAAGGCCAATGTGGACCTGACCATCCGCCAGTCGCACGGCGGTTCGGGCCGCCAGGCGCGTTCGGTCATCGACGGGCTGGAAGCCGATGTGGTGACGCTGGCGCTGGCTTATGACATTGACGCCATCGCCGACCGCGGCTTGATCCCCGAGAACTGGCAGTCGCGCCTGCCGCAGAACAGCTCGCCCTATACCTCGACCATCGTGTTCCTGGTGCGCAAGGGCAACCCCAAAGGCATCAAGGACTGGGACGACCTGATCAAGGACGGCGTGCAGGTCATCACCCCCAACCCGAAGACCTCGGGCGGCGCGCGGTGGAACTACCTGGCCGCGTGGGCGTACGCGCTGGAAAAGAATGGCGGCAGCGAAGACAAGGCGCGCGCCTACGTTGGTGATCTGCTCAAGCACGTACCGGTGCTGGACACCGGCGCACGCGGGGCCACCACCACCTTCGTGGAACGCGGTGTGGGCGACGTGCTGCTGGCCTGGGAAAACGAAGCCTTCCTGGCGCTTGAAGAACTGGGTCCGGACAAGTTCGACATCGTGGTGCCGTCGCTGTCCATCCTGGCTGAACCGCCGGTGGCCGTGGTCGACAAGATCGTGGACAAGAAGGGCACGCGGGCCGCTGCCCAGGCCTATCTGGAATTCCTGTACACCCCGGCCGCGCAAGAGATCATCGCCAAGAATTACTACCGGCCCATCGACAAGACGGTTGCCGCCAAGTACGAAAGCAAGTTTCCCAAGGTCAAGCTCGTCACCATCGACGACAAGATCTTCGGCGGCTGGCGCAAGGCGCAGAAGGACCATTTCAGCGATGGCGGCACCTTCGACCAGATCTATCTGCCGCAGAAGAAATAA
- a CDS encoding peroxiredoxin, with product MSHLRLGDTAPDFEQDSSAGPIRFHEYLGNSWGVLFSHPADFTPVCTTELGYTAKLADEFAKRNVKVLALSVDGTDSHSKWIEDINDTQSTQVNFPILADKDRKVSELYDMIHPNANATLTVRSVFIVDPNKKVRLIITYPASTGRNFNEILRVIDSLQLTDSHSVATPVNWEDGDDVIIVPSLQDEAVIKEKFPKGYKAVRPYLRVTPQPNK from the coding sequence ATGAGTCATCTACGTCTGGGCGACACCGCCCCTGATTTTGAACAGGATTCCTCGGCCGGTCCCATCCGCTTTCACGAGTATCTGGGCAATAGCTGGGGGGTGCTCTTTTCGCATCCGGCCGACTTCACGCCGGTGTGCACCACAGAACTGGGCTACACGGCCAAGCTTGCCGATGAATTCGCCAAGCGCAACGTGAAGGTGCTGGCGCTGTCGGTTGACGGCACGGATTCCCATTCCAAGTGGATCGAAGACATCAACGACACGCAGTCCACCCAGGTCAACTTCCCCATCCTGGCCGACAAGGACCGTAAAGTCTCCGAGCTCTACGACATGATCCACCCGAACGCCAACGCCACCCTGACGGTGCGTTCCGTGTTCATCGTGGACCCGAACAAGAAGGTGCGCCTGATCATCACGTACCCGGCCAGCACGGGTCGCAACTTCAACGAGATCCTGCGCGTCATTGATTCGCTGCAACTGACCGACAGCCACAGCGTGGCCACGCCGGTCAACTGGGAAGATGGCGACGACGTGATCATCGTCCCGTCCCTGCAAGACGAAGCCGTCATCAAAGAGAAGTTCCCCAAAGGCTACAAGGCCGTGCGTCCGTACCTGCGCGTTACGCCGCAACCGAATAAGTAA
- a CDS encoding acyl-CoA dehydrogenase, whose protein sequence is MPYVTPLQDFRFTLKELAGLDDILKLPGFDDVTPDLVDAILEENGRFVEQAVAPLNVPGDTHPPVWNDGQVTTTPGYAQGFKDYAAGGWQGLQHPQAWGGQGLPKLVAAAPAENIQAASLAFSLCPMLTDGVIEAVLTVGSDAQRKEYVPNLIAGKWTGTMNLTEPQAGSDLAQVATRAVRQDDGSFRLFGQKIFITFGEHDLAENIIHLVLARTPDAPAGVKGISLFIVPKFLVEADGSLGKRNDVWCASLEHKLGIHGSPTAVLLYGSGKGEVGEGAVGYQVGELNRGLEYMFIMMNAARFSVGQQGIGVSERAYQHALAYARERVQGRAVEGSAAPVAIVRHPDVQRMLLTMKALTEAARAVSYVTAAAHDKGTHHPDPEQRSRNRAFYEYMVPIVKGYSTETAVEVASLGIQVHGGMGFIEETGAAQFYRDARILPIYEGTTAIQANDLVGRKTQRDGGATAYAAIAAMRETLRAVEAESGRAAAPERDALRLLRDNLDGAIQAYEAGVGFILEQSAANVRAVFSSSVPYLMLAGVVHGGWQMARAVLACRRHLAAGSTDPFHKSKIATGLFYAAHILPRALALSAAVRAGVVADACGADANIA, encoded by the coding sequence ATGCCCTATGTAACCCCGCTACAGGATTTCCGCTTCACGCTGAAAGAACTGGCCGGCCTGGACGACATCCTTAAATTGCCCGGCTTTGACGACGTAACGCCGGACTTGGTTGACGCCATCCTGGAAGAAAACGGCCGCTTCGTGGAGCAGGCGGTGGCGCCGTTGAACGTGCCCGGCGACACGCATCCGCCCGTCTGGAACGATGGGCAGGTCACCACTACCCCTGGCTATGCCCAAGGCTTCAAGGACTACGCCGCGGGCGGCTGGCAAGGCTTGCAGCACCCGCAAGCCTGGGGCGGGCAGGGCTTGCCCAAGCTGGTTGCGGCCGCGCCGGCCGAGAACATCCAGGCCGCCAGCCTGGCGTTTTCCTTGTGCCCGATGCTGACCGACGGGGTCATCGAAGCGGTGTTGACCGTGGGCTCTGACGCGCAGCGCAAGGAATACGTGCCCAACCTGATCGCGGGCAAGTGGACGGGCACCATGAACCTGACCGAGCCGCAAGCGGGTTCCGATCTGGCCCAGGTCGCCACGCGCGCCGTGCGCCAGGATGACGGCAGCTTCCGCCTGTTCGGACAAAAGATCTTCATCACCTTCGGTGAGCACGACCTGGCGGAAAACATCATCCATTTGGTGCTGGCCCGCACGCCGGACGCGCCGGCGGGTGTGAAGGGCATTTCGCTGTTCATCGTGCCCAAGTTCCTGGTCGAAGCGGACGGCAGCCTGGGCAAGCGCAACGACGTCTGGTGCGCGTCGCTGGAACACAAGCTGGGCATCCATGGCAGCCCGACGGCGGTGTTGCTGTATGGCTCGGGCAAGGGTGAAGTGGGCGAGGGCGCGGTGGGATACCAGGTCGGCGAACTGAACCGCGGCCTTGAGTACATGTTCATCATGATGAACGCCGCGCGCTTTTCGGTGGGCCAGCAGGGCATCGGCGTGTCTGAACGGGCGTACCAGCATGCGCTGGCGTATGCGCGCGAGCGGGTGCAGGGGCGCGCGGTGGAAGGGTCCGCCGCACCGGTGGCCATCGTGCGCCATCCCGATGTGCAACGCATGCTGCTGACCATGAAGGCGTTGACGGAAGCGGCCCGAGCCGTGTCGTACGTGACGGCCGCGGCGCATGACAAGGGCACGCATCACCCCGACCCCGAACAGCGTTCGCGCAACCGCGCGTTCTATGAGTACATGGTGCCCATTGTGAAGGGCTACTCGACTGAGACCGCGGTGGAGGTGGCGTCGCTGGGTATCCAGGTGCATGGCGGCATGGGCTTTATCGAGGAAACCGGCGCGGCGCAGTTTTACCGGGATGCGCGCATCCTGCCCATTTACGAGGGCACCACCGCCATCCAGGCCAACGATCTGGTCGGCCGCAAGACGCAACGCGATGGCGGCGCCACCGCCTACGCGGCCATTGCCGCCATGCGCGAGACATTGCGCGCGGTCGAGGCCGAGTCGGGACGCGCCGCCGCGCCCGAACGCGACGCGCTGCGCCTCTTGCGCGACAACCTGGATGGCGCCATCCAGGCCTACGAGGCGGGCGTGGGCTTCATTCTTGAGCAGTCGGCCGCGAACGTGCGCGCGGTGTTTTCCAGCAGCGTGCCGTACCTGATGCTGGCCGGCGTGGTGCACGGTGGATGGCAGATGGCGCGCGCGGTGCTGGCGTGTCGCCGGCATCTGGCGGCGGGGTCGACGGACCCGTTCCACAAGTCGAAGATCGCGACAGGATTGTTCTACGCCGCGCACATCCTGCCGCGCGCGCTGGCCTTGTCCGCCGCGGTGCGTGCCGGGGTGGTGGCGGACGCCTGCGGGGCGGACGCGAATATTGCATAA
- the aspT gene encoding aspartate-alanine antiporter — MTCSVGFFNSVPIAVLFVTVGLGYLIGKLKVGPIQLGGVCGTLIVALLIGQTGCQMRGDLKEVAFALFIFAMGYSGGPQFFANLNRSSLRYIALPIIEALLVLSIVLAAVPLFGLDAGTAAGLAAGAATESAVVGTAAEALKHLGLPDAEVQRMEANIATAYTLTYLVGLISIVFFTSQVAPALLRINLREASKALEAKLGVASGDDEDVNLPTLPRLVGRAHVVKDADGMKVGDVEAQLGGRTVISRILRNGEAVNATPEDTLVTGDVVVVLGLRRFALRAGTVVGPEILLPEAHAEDLQMSELAVIVNKKAINGTTMGELAKRPGAQRARGVFVQSIMRSGHLLPLTPATVVQYGDLVTLVGTEPELSEAGAALGNELRRSGITDLVFLAFGILAGLMIGSLSARLWGIPVSLGSGGGALVSGLVCGWINAKRPSIGHMPDHAVQLLKDLGLAVFVACVGLSAGPEALSLIREHGAVLPLIGLLVSLGPACLSLWVGHKILKIEGPLLVGAIAGQHVSTPAISAILNASGSSVPLLGYTVTYAIANVLLPVLGPIIVSLAYHLS; from the coding sequence ATGACTTGCTCAGTCGGGTTTTTCAACAGCGTCCCCATTGCGGTGTTGTTTGTCACAGTGGGCTTGGGATACCTGATCGGCAAGTTGAAGGTCGGGCCGATTCAGTTGGGCGGCGTGTGCGGCACGCTTATCGTCGCCCTGCTGATCGGCCAGACGGGTTGCCAGATGCGCGGCGACCTGAAAGAGGTTGCTTTCGCGCTGTTCATTTTTGCCATGGGCTATTCGGGCGGCCCGCAATTCTTCGCCAACCTGAACCGCTCCAGCCTGCGCTACATCGCCTTGCCGATCATCGAGGCGCTGCTGGTGCTGAGCATCGTGCTGGCGGCCGTGCCGCTGTTTGGCCTGGACGCCGGCACGGCGGCGGGCCTGGCAGCGGGGGCGGCGACTGAATCGGCGGTGGTGGGCACGGCCGCCGAGGCGCTCAAGCACCTGGGCTTGCCCGATGCCGAGGTTCAGCGCATGGAGGCCAACATCGCCACGGCCTACACGCTGACCTATCTGGTGGGCCTGATCAGCATCGTGTTCTTCACCAGCCAGGTGGCGCCCGCGCTGCTGCGCATCAACTTGCGCGAGGCGTCCAAGGCCTTGGAAGCCAAGCTGGGCGTAGCCTCGGGCGATGACGAGGACGTGAACCTGCCTACCTTGCCGCGCCTGGTGGGGCGCGCGCATGTCGTCAAGGATGCGGACGGCATGAAGGTGGGCGATGTCGAGGCGCAGTTGGGCGGGCGCACGGTGATCAGCCGCATCTTGCGCAATGGCGAAGCCGTAAACGCCACACCCGAAGACACCCTGGTCACCGGCGACGTGGTGGTGGTGCTGGGCTTGCGCCGCTTCGCGCTGCGGGCGGGCACGGTCGTCGGGCCTGAAATCCTGCTGCCCGAGGCGCATGCGGAAGATCTCCAGATGAGCGAGCTGGCCGTGATCGTCAACAAAAAGGCGATCAACGGGACCACGATGGGTGAGCTGGCCAAACGGCCGGGGGCCCAGCGCGCGCGGGGCGTCTTCGTGCAATCGATCATGCGGTCGGGCCACTTGTTGCCGCTGACGCCGGCCACCGTTGTGCAATATGGCGACCTGGTGACGCTGGTGGGTACCGAGCCCGAGCTGTCGGAAGCCGGCGCCGCGCTGGGCAATGAGCTGCGCCGCAGCGGTATTACCGACCTGGTGTTCCTGGCCTTCGGCATTCTTGCCGGCCTGATGATCGGCAGCCTGAGCGCGCGCCTGTGGGGCATTCCGGTGTCGCTGGGCAGTGGTGGCGGGGCGCTGGTCAGCGGGCTGGTCTGCGGATGGATCAACGCCAAGCGCCCGTCGATTGGCCATATGCCGGATCATGCCGTGCAACTGCTGAAAGACCTTGGGCTGGCGGTATTCGTGGCCTGCGTGGGCTTGTCGGCGGGGCCCGAGGCCTTGTCGCTCATTCGTGAGCATGGCGCCGTGCTGCCGTTGATCGGCTTGCTGGTGTCACTGGGACCCGCCTGCCTGTCGCTGTGGGTGGGCCACAAGATTCTGAAGATCGAAGGCCCCTTGCTGGTAGGGGCCATTGCGGGCCAGCACGTCAGCACGCCCGCCATCAGCGCCATCTTGAATGCCAGCGGCAGCTCCGTGCCGCTCTTGGGCTACACGGTGACCTATGCCATCGCCAACGTGCTGTTGCCGGTGCTGGGGCCGATCATTGTGTCCTTGGCGTACCATCTGAGTTAA
- a CDS encoding bifunctional aspartate transaminase/aspartate 4-decarboxylase, whose translation MATTSPLTVSLASALKTTRSRQRDLEQLSPFELKDYLITLAKENQHTAALTMLNAGRGNPNWIATEPRDAFFLMGQFAMKEARRVRDDAILAGMPAKKGCADRLRKFLSKHKGEDGYDFLMGVLEYGVKIKSFDPDEWIHELTDSIIGDNYPVPPRALVHIEQIVHDYLIKEMCDGRPPKGKFDLFPVEGGTAAMCYIFDSLMQNGLLKQGDTIALFLPTFTPYIEIAHLERFQFKIVAINASSVRADGTHDWHYPASEIAKLENPKIKLAVTVNPSNPPSVAFNAVEMKQIVRLIRKNPDLVLVTDDVYGTFVPNFRSLMAEVPHNTICVYSFSKNFGCTGWRLGVIATHEKNTMDRRIAELPAAWKQRLNKRYGAMTMEPEKLKFIDRMVADSRNVALNHTAGLSLPQQVQMGFFALSHLLDLKDSYKHLTMEIVRARRDALWSGLGIPLPPEDPARAWYYVELDFMVWAKVMYGDAFCKYMTSNYEPVDFLFRLAEKTGVVLMDGGGFGGPPWSIRISLANLDDADYAKIGKYMVESATEYVEAWKASELVRSGPTAGKGQTLKAGAAKRVAKKAAKKVAKTAVKKAVKQADTAAKSAKKATTRK comes from the coding sequence ATGGCTACCACCTCGCCTCTTACTGTCAGTTTGGCCTCGGCTTTGAAAACGACCCGTTCGCGCCAACGCGACCTGGAACAGTTGTCTCCGTTTGAATTGAAGGATTATCTGATTACGCTGGCCAAGGAAAACCAGCACACGGCTGCCTTGACCATGTTGAACGCCGGACGTGGCAATCCGAATTGGATTGCCACCGAACCGCGCGACGCATTTTTCCTGATGGGCCAATTCGCCATGAAGGAAGCGCGCCGCGTGCGCGATGACGCCATCTTGGCGGGCATGCCGGCCAAGAAGGGCTGCGCCGACCGCCTGCGTAAATTCCTGTCCAAGCACAAGGGCGAGGACGGCTACGACTTCCTGATGGGCGTGCTTGAGTACGGCGTGAAGATCAAGAGCTTTGACCCCGACGAGTGGATCCACGAGCTCACCGACAGCATCATCGGCGACAACTATCCCGTGCCGCCGCGCGCGCTGGTGCACATCGAACAGATCGTGCATGACTACCTGATCAAGGAAATGTGCGACGGTCGCCCCCCGAAGGGCAAGTTCGACCTGTTCCCGGTCGAAGGCGGCACCGCCGCCATGTGCTACATCTTTGACTCGCTGATGCAGAACGGCTTGTTGAAGCAGGGCGACACCATCGCGCTGTTCCTGCCGACGTTCACGCCCTATATCGAGATTGCGCACCTTGAGCGCTTCCAGTTCAAGATTGTCGCCATCAACGCCAGCAGCGTGCGCGCCGACGGCACGCATGACTGGCACTACCCAGCCTCTGAAATCGCCAAGCTGGAAAATCCGAAGATCAAGCTTGCCGTGACGGTGAACCCGAGCAACCCGCCATCGGTGGCGTTCAACGCGGTCGAGATGAAGCAGATCGTGCGCTTGATCCGCAAGAATCCGGACCTGGTGCTGGTGACCGACGACGTGTACGGCACCTTTGTGCCGAACTTCCGCTCGCTGATGGCAGAGGTGCCGCACAACACCATCTGCGTGTATTCCTTCTCGAAGAACTTCGGCTGCACGGGTTGGCGTCTGGGCGTGATCGCCACGCACGAGAAGAACACCATGGACCGGCGTATTGCCGAGCTGCCCGCGGCCTGGAAGCAGCGGCTGAACAAGCGCTACGGCGCCATGACGATGGAGCCCGAAAAACTGAAGTTCATTGACCGCATGGTGGCCGACAGCCGCAACGTGGCGCTGAACCACACGGCCGGCCTGTCGCTGCCGCAACAAGTGCAAATGGGGTTCTTCGCGCTGTCGCACCTGCTGGATCTGAAGGACTCCTACAAGCATCTGACCATGGAAATCGTGCGGGCCCGCCGCGACGCGCTGTGGAGTGGGCTGGGCATACCGCTGCCGCCGGAAGACCCCGCGCGCGCCTGGTATTACGTGGAATTGGACTTCATGGTGTGGGCCAAGGTCATGTATGGCGACGCCTTTTGCAAGTACATGACCTCGAACTACGAGCCGGTGGACTTCCTGTTCCGCTTGGCTGAAAAAACCGGCGTGGTCCTGATGGACGGCGGTGGGTTCGGTGGGCCGCCGTGGTCGATCCGAATCTCGCTGGCCAATCTGGACGACGCGGACTACGCCAAGATCGGCAAGTACATGGTCGAGTCCGCGACGGAGTACGTCGAGGCATGGAAGGCATCCGAGCTGGTGCGTTCGGGTCCGACCGCCGGCAAGGGGCAGACCCTGAAGGCCGGCGCCGCCAAGCGCGTGGCCAAGAAGGCCGCGAAGAAGGTGGCCAAGACGGCGGTGAAGAAAGCGGTGAAGCAGGCCGATACCGCCGCCAAATCCGCCAAGAAGGCCACGACCCGCAAGTAG
- the aspT gene encoding aspartate-alanine antiporter: MDWFFETLRKYPELAVFLTLGLGYWIGAKKLFGFNLGAVTGTLLVGVLVGQLDITIAPILKQVFFLLFLFGLGYGVGPQFFRGMKSDGLPQVIFAVIICVICLLVTWATAVGFGFDAGTGAGLLAGAQTISAVMGVATDTINGLSVDAATKKQWIDSIPVAYAVCYIFGTVGSAWLLASLGPKLMRVDIVKECKEYEAQMSGGGDSMELSGYRKFTARAYKLDHTELVGKTVADLEARFVDARVFVERIRRGDQIIDNDSSTVLQAGDVLGVTGRHDALVLQAGAIIGNEIEDRDVINLPAEIVEVVLTNKNVAGKTLKELAENETVRQLGRGVFLRKVVRGGHEMPVNWGLKLDRGDRLFVLGAKRDVERVVGKLGYVDRATEQTDMVFVGFGILLGGLFGSLVLTVSGIPITLSTSGGALISGLIFGYLRSVHPTFGRVPEPVHWFLTSVGLTAFVAVVGITSGPGFVQGFQQLGAKLFVAGIIATSVPMILGVFIARYVFKFHPAIVLGVCAGARTTTAAIGQITETAKSQVPALGYTVPYAIGNTLLIIWGIVIVMLMT; the protein is encoded by the coding sequence ATGGATTGGTTCTTTGAGACATTGCGTAAGTATCCAGAGTTGGCGGTTTTCCTTACCTTGGGCTTGGGGTATTGGATAGGAGCTAAAAAGCTCTTCGGATTTAATCTGGGCGCAGTAACGGGGACTTTGCTGGTGGGCGTGCTGGTCGGCCAACTGGATATCACCATCGCGCCGATTCTCAAGCAGGTGTTCTTCCTGCTTTTCCTCTTCGGTCTAGGCTACGGCGTCGGCCCTCAATTTTTCCGCGGCATGAAAAGCGATGGCCTTCCCCAGGTCATTTTCGCGGTCATCATTTGCGTCATCTGCTTGCTGGTGACCTGGGCCACGGCGGTGGGATTCGGCTTTGACGCCGGTACCGGCGCCGGGCTGCTGGCTGGTGCGCAAACCATCTCCGCCGTGATGGGCGTGGCCACGGACACGATCAACGGGCTTAGCGTGGACGCGGCGACCAAGAAGCAGTGGATCGACAGCATTCCGGTGGCCTACGCCGTCTGCTACATCTTCGGCACCGTCGGCAGCGCGTGGTTGCTGGCCTCGCTGGGCCCGAAGCTGATGCGCGTGGACATCGTCAAAGAGTGCAAGGAATACGAAGCCCAGATGTCTGGTGGCGGCGATTCCATGGAACTGTCGGGCTATCGCAAATTCACGGCGCGCGCCTACAAGCTGGACCACACCGAACTCGTGGGCAAGACGGTCGCCGACCTGGAAGCGCGTTTTGTCGATGCGCGCGTCTTTGTCGAACGCATACGCCGCGGTGATCAGATCATCGACAACGACTCAAGCACGGTGCTGCAAGCCGGTGATGTGCTGGGCGTGACGGGCCGCCATGACGCGCTGGTCTTGCAGGCCGGCGCCATCATCGGTAACGAAATCGAAGACCGGGACGTGATCAACCTGCCGGCCGAAATTGTCGAAGTGGTGCTGACCAACAAGAACGTGGCCGGCAAGACCCTCAAGGAACTGGCGGAAAACGAGACCGTGCGCCAACTCGGCCGGGGTGTGTTCCTGCGCAAGGTTGTGCGTGGCGGCCACGAGATGCCGGTCAATTGGGGCCTGAAACTGGACCGGGGCGATCGCCTCTTCGTATTGGGTGCGAAACGCGACGTTGAGCGGGTCGTGGGCAAGCTGGGCTATGTGGACCGGGCAACCGAGCAGACCGACATGGTCTTCGTGGGCTTCGGCATTTTGCTGGGCGGGCTCTTTGGCTCGCTGGTGCTGACCGTCAGCGGTATTCCCATCACCTTGTCGACCTCCGGCGGGGCGCTGATTTCCGGCTTGATCTTCGGCTACCTGCGGTCCGTGCATCCAACCTTCGGCCGGGTGCCGGAACCCGTGCATTGGTTCCTGACATCAGTCGGGCTGACGGCGTTCGTGGCCGTGGTCGGCATCACATCGGGGCCGGGCTTCGTGCAGGGCTTCCAGCAATTGGGCGCCAAGCTTTTTGTGGCCGGCATTATCGCCACCAGCGTGCCGATGATTTTGGGCGTGTTCATCGCCCGCTATGTCTTCAAGTTTCATCCCGCCATCGTGCTGGGCGTATGCGCCGGCGCCCGCACTACCACGGCGGCAATCGGACAAATCACGGAAACGGCGAAGAGCCAGGTGCCCGCCCTGGGCTACACGGTTCCTTATGCGATCGGCAATACCCTGCTCATTATCTGGGGCATTGTCATTGTCATGCTCATGACCTAG